The DNA region GCGACCAGCGCGCGGTGGACGGGCTCGACCCACAACAGCGGGGTCGCCAGCACCAACACGCCGATCGGGTAGATCACCAAGTTGAACAGCCGCCAGCAAGCGCCGAACCGATCAAGCTGATGCGGCTTGAGCATCGGCTCGATCTGAATTTGATTGTAGGCGATATTGAAAGCGCTCCCCACCAGGTTGGGCGCCACGGCCGCAAGGGCCACGAGCAGCAGCCCGTATCGCTGAGCGGGAGAAAAACCAGGCGGTAGTTCGTGCGACGTGGTCATGCGATGGTTGGTTTGGGCAACACCTCTATCCTGGTCTAGTCTAATCCAACGAGCACCGAGGCCGTATCGCCGATGCCTACCCGCAAAACAGAACCGCCGGTACGCCAACTCGTGCTGGTGCTGGGAGACCAGCTCGACGTCGATTCTGCCGCATTTGACGGATTCGACGCCCAGCAAGACGCGGTCTGGATGGCAGAGGTCGATCTCGAAGCGACCCACGTTCGCTGCCATAAACTTCGGATCGCTGCATTCTTCTCTGCCATGCGGCACTTCCGCGATGAACTGGTGGGCCGAGGGTGGCGTGTGGACTACCACCAACTCAACGCCGACGGGCGCCGGGACTCCGGGCCCGACTTTCCGGCCGTGCTGGCAGCCGCGGCGCGCCGGCTCAATCCAAGAGCGCTTGTCGTCCTTGAGCCGGGCGATTGGCGGGTGCGGCAGTCGCTTCAGCAGAGCGCGGACGATCTCGGACTGCCGCTCGAGGTCCGGAGCGACCGACACTTCTTCGACACGATTGAACAGTTCGGCGCCTGGTCGGAAGGCCGGAGGACCTTGAAGCTAGAAGACTTTTACCGCAGCGCCCGCAAGCGGCACAACGTGCTGATGACCAGAGATGGCACGCCCATCGGAGGAGCTTGGAACTTTGACAAGCAGAACCGCAAGTCGTTTGGCAAGTCGGGTCCGATCGAGGCCAAAGCCCCACGCTCCTTCCGCCCCGACAGCGTCACCCAAGAAGTAATCGAACTAGTCGCTGCCCGCTACACGGATCACCCAGGATCGCTCGAGAACTTTGATCTGCCGGTAACGCACAAACAGTCCCTCGCCGCGCTCCGCGATTTTATCGATCATCGTCTCCCGCTGTTTGGCGAATACCAAGACGCGATGTGGACCGACCGGCCCTTCCTAAATCATTCGCGGCTATCGTTTGCGCTCAACTTGCACCTGATCGACCCGCGTAGGTGTGTTGATTCCGCGGTCGAGGCCTACGAGTCGGGCCATGCACCTCTTAATTCGGTCGAAGGCTTCGTGCGGCAGATTCTTGGCTGGCGAGAGTTTGTACGCGGCGTCTACTGGACCAAGATGCCCAACTACGTCGATCGCAATGCGCTCGACTGCGACGCGGACACGCAGGTTCCGGCTTCCTACTGGGATGGCGAGACCGAGATGGTCTGTGTACGGGACGCGATGCGTTCTGTCTTGAGCCACGGTTACGCCCACCATATTCATCGACTGATGGTGCTGGGACTCTTCGCACAGCTTGTGGGGGTCCACCCGCGGCTCTTCCACGACTGGCATATGGCGATGTACGTGGACGCGATCGACTGGGTGAGCCTCCCTAACACGCTGGGGATGAGCCAATACGGCGACGGCGGCGTCGTCGGCACCAAACCGTACTGCGCCAGCGGCGCGTACATCAATCGGATGAGCAACTACTGCAAGAGTTGTAAGTACGATCCTTCGGCCGCTACCGGCGGGAAGGCTTGCCCTGTGACGACGCTCTACTGGGACTTCCTTGATCGCCACCGCAAGCAGTTTGAGTCAAACCGACGGATGGTGTTTCAGGTGAAGAATCTAGAGAAAAAAGAAATCGAGCTGCCGGAGATCCGCGAGCGTGCGGAGGGGTTGCGGGCCCGGCTCGCTGCGGGGGATGCGCTCTAAATTAACGACGCGAGACGCCTGTCGGCTAAACGGGGTGGCGGGGACAGCTAGTCATTGCCGCGGCGGCGGTCTCCTCCGCGGTCGCCCCGGTCGCGATCACGCCGCGAATTGCCGTTGTCCCTC from Pirellulimonas nuda includes:
- a CDS encoding cryptochrome/photolyase family protein; this translates as MPTRKTEPPVRQLVLVLGDQLDVDSAAFDGFDAQQDAVWMAEVDLEATHVRCHKLRIAAFFSAMRHFRDELVGRGWRVDYHQLNADGRRDSGPDFPAVLAAAARRLNPRALVVLEPGDWRVRQSLQQSADDLGLPLEVRSDRHFFDTIEQFGAWSEGRRTLKLEDFYRSARKRHNVLMTRDGTPIGGAWNFDKQNRKSFGKSGPIEAKAPRSFRPDSVTQEVIELVAARYTDHPGSLENFDLPVTHKQSLAALRDFIDHRLPLFGEYQDAMWTDRPFLNHSRLSFALNLHLIDPRRCVDSAVEAYESGHAPLNSVEGFVRQILGWREFVRGVYWTKMPNYVDRNALDCDADTQVPASYWDGETEMVCVRDAMRSVLSHGYAHHIHRLMVLGLFAQLVGVHPRLFHDWHMAMYVDAIDWVSLPNTLGMSQYGDGGVVGTKPYCASGAYINRMSNYCKSCKYDPSAATGGKACPVTTLYWDFLDRHRKQFESNRRMVFQVKNLEKKEIELPEIRERAEGLRARLAAGDAL